From the genome of Malus sylvestris chromosome 13, drMalSylv7.2, whole genome shotgun sequence:
ATTTGAGGAAATTAAAATGGTGCTAATAACTGAATCATATGGAATATTCCTCCAATTTTCTCGTTACTTGAGCATCAAAAAGGGAGAATAACTTCTTCTGAAATATCGCGGTAATAATATTTCAAATCAATGGTGCACTATTACggaacaaagttaaaaatacgTATTTGTTTGTGATTGACTTCATATACCGTCTCAGTAGCATTTCAGATGTAAATAAGTTTATCTTGAAAATGGTTGGCAACACCAGAATGGTATCCAAAATATTTAGACTTGTGAACCAACACGAAATGTAGACGCAATTGAAACTCATAGCACATGATTACAAAAAGCGCCTACAAGTGAACACAGTGGTAATAAGTGGCAATCAATCTGCCAATCCATGAATTTGAAACATGAGTATAAATTAACTGCCAAAAGAATCAGATCAAACAATCCCAACAAAGTTTCTCTTCCCATCTCAGAAAATGAGTAGCTCACTCTCAAGATTCTcaactcttcttctttttctccacGTTGCTTTACTCATTGCACCGCCAacaacccaatttttttttcttccattagCCAAAGGCAGTGATCTGATACAAACAACATGCAAAAAAACACCCCACTATAATCTCTGCCTCTCAACCCTCCAATCAAACCCCGACAGCTCAAACGCAGATGTGCCGGGATTGGCCCTGATAGCATCCGACGCTCTCCTGGCAAATGCAAGTGACACACTGGACTACATCCACGGCCTGCTGAAGCAATCCCCGGAAGTACATTTACAGAAGGCATTGGCAAACTGTGCTGAGCTGTACATCCCAATTGTGAAGTTTAGCCTGCCGCAGGCAATTGAAGCTTTGGGAAATGGGCACTTTGGGTTTGCAAAGTATGGGATTTCTGATGCTGCAAAGGAGGCTGAGGCATGTGAGAAGGGTTTTGGAGGAGTTAAGTCTCCTCTCACTGATAGGAATGCTCTTGTGAATGATCTTTCTGGTGTGGCTGTCGCCATTCTCAACTTATTAAAGGGTTGATTTTTCCCTATCTTATTATTAGGAAAATGATAACCGCACGTTCATTTTCTCCTTTTGCACACTTTGGTTTTCTGTATGTCTTCTTTGATTTGCTCAATTCAAAGGCCAACAATAAAAAGGAGTGTGCAGAAGGAGAAAGAGTGCGGAAATTACCTCTCTAGTATTATAGTTAGTGAGTATTGTGTGATGTTGCTTTTCTTCTGTAGTTTTTATTTGTGaaagttttcagcttttttgGTTTTAGATACTTGTACTTGTAGCAGCTGTTTCAGCCACTGAAATTAAGTTTTGTTCTCTTCATGTTCCTTTGTGGTATAAGAGGGGGGACTTGGAATCTCTCCTCATACATCCCCTCTTTCCCTAAGATGAGGAGATGCACCTTGTTTTAACTGTTTTGAAGGGTAGGTTTGGGATTGGCTTGGGCCAGATCAAGTTTTCCATGGTGACCCTATGCAGTCAGATGCGAGGACACTGGCAGGCTATCAGGTGCTGAATATTACATCGCCCGAGTCAGGAAAAGAAAGTGTCTTATAGCATCTCTAGCAGCCTAGCTAAACGAGATTTTTGGTTACTTCAacaaaaaatgcagaaaaataATGCTCCAATTGGCTAGGTAAATGACTAACTAGTTTAACTTAGTGAATAATAAATAGCTAAATTTAgcgaggaggagagagaaagctaaTTTTTTTGCTAAATAGTAAAAACCATAAAATTGCATTATTTGTTGGcttcaagagaagaaaaaggacttGGGTTGTTAAGTttagataaaataaaattttaacttAAGCTAAATAGCTAATATTGTTGGAAGTGGCGGCTAGCCAAATTAACATTTGCGTCATCTAACTAGCTACGTCAACAAAAATTTAGCTAGTATagttggagatgctcttatatGTGCAAACCCCCATATCCGTATTAGGTGTGTTTTGAGCTTGAAGACTTCTTAATAGATAGATTCAAAGCGGGCAATATCTTGCTAGAaagtgaaattaaaattttcattgtcaTTTTAGAGGCAACAATTGAAATATGGTTTTCAAATTAAGTTAGTAGATGATGCCAACACAAGTGGCAATGCCATACGCAAAAAGAAAGATACACAGAGAATGGTAGAGGCAATAGAACTTTTGCACACTTTTGTTAATCCATGACATGGTCGATATTAAAGTATCGAGAATTCAAACATCAGGTGAAAAAGTAAACGCTCTTGTAAATCATGGCTTAATTTTCTACTTATCTCGATCAACATTGGCCACAACCTTTACAATCTTATGTGATTTGCGTGTAGAGACATGTTCTATCATTTGAAAGATTTCCAAATTAAAAGATTTGGTTACTGTATACATGTGAAGGAAAATGGTATCTTGTGATCAACTGGGacccttcctttttttttgttggtcaaACGGACCCTTTCTGTTTAGTTACAACTATTCATGGATTTGTAGTGGAGGCGAAGGCTCTGGAATCTCACGGAGCAAATATAACTGAGAGCCGCTTGACTGCTAGAAGAAGGCAACACCATGTGAAATCACATGTTATGTATGGCACCAATGCCTCAAAGCATGTTAAACTTAAAAGCACACCCTGGCCAGAAGCACAtccataaaaagaaaaatgaaatgagGATGCCTTGAATGAGGATGCCAGAAGCACTTTCTATTTAGCATGCTGCATGCACCCTAAGAAATGCAACATGTGACACTGCATTATTAACCTAAACGCCGGAATAGCACGCAACACAAAACATTGTATTATTGGCCGGAATGTCAATGACGGTGTATGCAAGCCCTTCCCACTCAAATGGGGTCTTCTATTGCCAAGTTTGCACAATATTTCCCTTACTAAAAATACCGGACAATAAAGGGATTCGCATTTGGG
Proteins encoded in this window:
- the LOC126596977 gene encoding cell wall / vacuolar inhibitor of fructosidase 1-like: MSSSLSRFSTLLLFLHVALLIAPPTTQFFFLPLAKGSDLIQTTCKKTPHYNLCLSTLQSNPDSSNADVPGLALIASDALLANASDTLDYIHGLLKQSPEVHLQKALANCAELYIPIVKFSLPQAIEALGNGHFGFAKYGISDAAKEAEACEKGFGGVKSPLTDRNALVNDLSGVAVAILNLLKG